A region of Maniola jurtina chromosome 7, ilManJurt1.1, whole genome shotgun sequence DNA encodes the following proteins:
- the LOC123866628 gene encoding neuropeptide-like protein 31, with translation MASCKIFLLTILYVLTIAFCAPLENVDKDDLIVQDKEDLQTAASHWGGWGGYGHYGGYGGYGYPGYGYWGYPSYGYGWYGGWPYGGYYGHHGYWW, from the exons ATGGCTAGCTGTAAA ATATTCCTCCTCACAATCCTCTACGTCCTTACGATAGCATTCTGCGCACCCTTGGAAAATGTGGACAAGGATGACCTCATAGTGCAAGATAAGGAGGACCTCCAGACGGCAGCATCTCACTGGGGAGGTTGGGGAGGGTACGGTCATTACGGAGGATACGGCGGTTACGGCTACCCTGGTTACGGATATTGGGGATACCCTAGTTACGGATACGGGTGGTATGGGGGTTGGCCTTATGGGGGTTATTATGGACACCATGGGTATTGGTGGTAG
- the LOC123866607 gene encoding uncharacterized protein LOC123866607, translating into MFGSSQVVFLFCVGSLLLVSEARPNPDSAGHAPLPGPGLSYGGIPYGSVSGNVAEYFRGRPSVGRGGALRSTDFDYAPIEQYL; encoded by the exons ATGTTTGGAAGCTCGCAG GTCGTATTCCTGTTCTGTGTCGGCAGTCTACTGCTAGTGAGCGAGGCGCGGCCGAACCCCGACAGCGCGGGACACGCCCCACTTCCCGGACCTGGACTTTCTTATG GCGGCATACCATACGGCAGCGTGAGCGGCAACGTAGCGGAGTATTTCAGGGGGCGGCCATCTGTCGGCCGCGGTGGTGCACTACGTAGCACGGACTTCGACTACGCACCCATCGAACAGTACCTATAA